AGGTCAGGGGCCGAAAAGGGGGAGCTTCAGCGTAGCGGGTGCGGCGGTGCGGGACCAGCCGGCCAAGCCTTGACCCGAGCCTTTGACGGCGCGCTGAATGGAGAGGTCCACTGCACTGAACCCCTCTGAAGGAGCAGCGTCCTGCACTTCAGCTCTCTTCCCCACGCTCGGTTGTCGCCCGGTAGGTGCAGTTGCGCCCACCCTGCCTGAGGCCACTGAAGGAGGGACCCCTGGCCGATCACTTCGCCCTGTCCACCGACGGTCAGGCCACCTCACCCTTTCATCTCCCCGGCTTCTGCGGTCCGACCAGCGCCCGTGCAGAGGCTCCGCCTGCCCCCACGCCGGGGCGGGGACAGAGCGGACCCCGCCCCGGTGGTCCGCGCGGCGCACCCCGGAACCTGGGCCTTTGGAGGTGCAGCAGGGTGACGACCGTTTCCTCCTCGCAGGAACAGACCGTTTCAGGTAAGCCCGCCTTCTGGCCGCTCGCAGCCACGCGCTCTCCCCACCTGCGGCTCACGCTGAGTCCGGAGTGCAGAGGGCTGACCGACACCGAGCGCGAGCAGGTCTTCGAGTTGGCCTTCGGCGAGGGCGTCTCCCCCGCCGAATATGAGGCGTTCTTCAGCGGGCCGGACCTGTCACGGCCCAGGTCGCCCAGGGGCTGGGCGCGGCGACCGGTTCGGCGCTCGGGCCCTACGGGGCGATTGCCGGCGCGGTCGCGGGGGGCGTGGGCCAACTGCTCGGCCTGCTGCAAGACCTGCGTGTGCTGTGCTGGGCGCCGCGTCCTCGCTGGCGCAGGGCCGCAACCGCCCGGTTGCGCAGGGTGACCCCGGTTGGCTGCCCATGCCCCCCGCCCACCTGCTTGACCTGCTCTCCCGCCTGCCTTACCGCTTCCTGTCCCGCCCCTGCCCGGGCCGCCGCTCCAGGTCTGGCCACGCGCTACCGGGTGGAACGCAGTTCTTGAGATGCCCACAGCCTGATGGCGCGCCTTTACGGCTGGCAGCTGCTGCGAGGCGCCGGGGCGGACCTGACGCCGCCGGCCAGCCGGCCCAATCTCCGCTGCCCTGACCCTCACGCTCCCGGACGAAGGATGACGACGCTGAGGGTCCGCAGTTCTGCCAGAGACCTGAGCAGGCGGGCCTGGGAAGCCCTATCGCCCCACCCCTGGACGGAGCGGGGCCTCCTGCCTCCCTCCAGTTGCAGGGGGACTTTTGTTGCCGCCCGACGTGGGGCAAGACCGCGCGGGCGTGGTCTAGACTCGCCGGGCGGATCGCCGCACATCAACGCCCGGCCTGTCGGAGGAGCGTCCCGTGAAACTCTTTTGGAAGAACAATGCTCTGTCCGTCGTGCTGCTCCTGCTCTTCTTCACCTTTTAGTTCGCGCAGACCTTCACCGGTTGGGCGGTCCACAACCAGGAGCTCGGGGAGCTTGGTCAGCGGACGCTGGGGTTGGGGGCCTATCTCGCCTCCGGGCACTTCTGGTCGGCCACCGCCGAGAACTGGGAGAGCGAGTTCCTGCAAATGGCGTCTTACGTGGTCCTCACGGTGCACCTGCGCCAGCGTGGCAGCGCCGAGTCCAGCCCCTACCCCGACGAGTTGACGCCTGAAGAGCGCGAGCGAGCGCGCAGGGACGAGCAGGTCCGCGGTTTCTGGAAGCGCAACTCGCTGACGCTGACGCTGCTGGGGCTGTTCGTGCTCTCGTTCGTGGTTCACCTGTTCGGATCGTGGCGCGACACCGTTGCCGAACAGCTTGCCCGGGGGCAGGCCGCGCCCAGCCTGGGCCAGTTCCTGGGCGAGCCGGAATTCTGGTTCGAGTCGTTTCAGAACTGGCAGAGCGAATTCCTGGCGGTGGCCGCTATCGTCGTCCTGACCATCTTCCTGCGACAGATCGGCTCCTCGCAGTCCAAGGCCCTGACTGACCCGGACGACAAAACTGGAGACTGAATCTGCTTCCTGGCGCGAACGAAACAAAGTAAAAACCCCGCGCCAGGCGGGGCTTTTTCTCTGGTGGGTCGTGTAGGAATCGAACCTACAACCCGCTGATTAAGAGTCAGCTGCTCTGCCAATTGAGCTAACGACCCAGAGCGGAAAGAAGTTTAGGGAGACCGGCTCCGTTTGTCAAGGCCAGCTGGCACGGGGCCGCCTACCGAGCCGAAGCGCCGAACGCTGGCAGCAGGTCCTGGGCGTACTGGACGGCGTAGCCGCGCGTGAGCAGGTGCAGCTTCCCTGGGGCCGGGGTCAGCACAAGCACGCCGGCGAGCTGACCTTCCCGCACCAGCGTCGCTGCGCCCTGGGCCGTCTGGACCGACATGCCTGCTTCTCCCGCCACGTTCACCGCACTGAAGGACGCTCCCTCGGCGGTCAACGACCAGGCACGTGGGCGCTGGTCGCCGTCGTATTCGACCGTCACGGCCTGGGCCTCCAGCGGGGGGCGCGAGCGCCACTCGACCCGGCGCAGGCCGACGGTGCCGCGCTCTCGCCCCCGGCGGTCGGCCTGCGCGTCGTAAGAGCCGTTGGCCGTGAACAAGATCTTGGTCGTCAAGCCATCTGCGGCCTCTTGCGCCGGGCGCTGACAGCCTGCCAGCAGCGCCGGGACGATCAACGCGGCCCACAGCATGCCCCGCGCGCGCCGGAACGTAGGAGAAGAGGAGGGCGGCGCGGGCTCAGTCATCAGCCGCCACGATACTCCACTTCCCCGACTTCCGGACAAAAACAGAAGAAGGAAAAACGCGGCCTGGACACCGAAAACTCGTCTCATTCCTTTCACGGACGCGTGCTACAATCCGCCGCGTGTGTCTCGCCGGAGCCAGGAGTTTTAGCCAACCTATAGGGCAAAACACGAACGCCGCCTTCTCGGGCGGCGTGGGTGTCAGGGTGGCGCACTCGACAGGACTCGAACCTGTGGCCTTTGGCTCCGGAGGCCAACGCTCTATCCACCTGAGCTACGAGTGCAGAGCTCGGGTACGCTAGCACCTCCCGCCGACGAGTTCAAGCGGAGCGCCTCAGCAGAGGGTCAGGTGCGGCACGCACACGAAGGATGCATAGGGAGAAGCAAGTGAACAAGAAAAAAGCCGTCAATGGCCTGCTGATCGGGCTTTCGGTCCTGCTCGTCGCGGGTATGGCCTACCAGTTTACGCCGAATGTCGGTGAACTGTTCAACCGGCAGACCGGCACGCCCGCGCTGAAGGTCAACGGGCGCACCGTCACCGTCGAAGAGATCGAGGCCGTCCGCAATGGCAATCAGGCGCTCGCCAGCCTGAACACCGGCGTGCTCGGGGACGACGCCAAGATCCTGCTCACGGCCCAGATGATCGACCGCGCGGCGATTCTCGGGGCGGTGGAAGACGTGAACGTCGAGCGCAGCGAGATCGACAAGCGCGTCGACGAGATCCGCAAGTCCAACCAGCTCACTGACAATGCGGCCTGGACCGACGCCCTCCAGCGCATGGGCTCCAGCGACGCCGAATTCCGCAAGGACATGCGCAGCCAGATCGCCTTCGAGCTCAAGTCGGCGGAGTTGCGTAAGGCCGTCCCCGCGCCCACCGAGGCCGAACTGCGCGCGTATTTCGATCTCAACCGCGAGAAATACCGCACCGAAGAGCAGATCGTGGGGCGCCAGATTGTCGTGAGCGACCGGGCCAAGGCGGAGGGGCTGCTCGCGCAGGCCAAGGCAGGGGCGAACTTCGCGCAGCTCGCGAGCGCCAACAGCGAGCAGAACAAGGACCGTGGCGGCGCCCTCGCACCCCTGGACAACGGTGTGCCGCGCCCGGTCCTGCGCGCCGCGCTGCCCACCCCCGTCGCCGACGCCGCCTTCGCGCTGACGCAGGGTGGACTCACCGGCGTGATCGAGAGCGCGGGCAAATACGTGATTGTCAAGGTGGAAAAGTTTGTTCCTGGCCAGCTCAAGACCTTTGACCAGGCCAAGGCCGACGTGACGAACGTCGTGCGGACCCAGAAGGAAAATGCGGCGCTGGAAAAATGGACCGACGGGCTGCGTCAGGGCGCCAAGGTCGAGTACATCGACCCGGCCTGGAAGATCCAGAACCCCACGGTCGCCAGCGTGGCGGGCAAGAACATTCCGTACTCGGAAGTCGTCTCACAGATGCTCACCAACCCCCAGATCTCGGGGCTGCTCGGGCAGTTGCCGCCCGATCAGGCCGCGCCGATCCTCAACGCCTCGGTCAAGCCGGGAATCGTGCAGCAGCTGATGGACAGCTACGCCGCGCCCAACGTCGCGAGCAAGCTCGGGCTGTCGCTGACCGGCTCGCGAGGGGAGATCGCCCAGCAGCTCGCCGCTTACGGCTCGCGCGGCGTCACCGTGAGCGACGCCGAGGTGCTGGCCTTCTACCAGGAGAACAAGGGGCAGTTCGAGATCCCGGCGAGCGCCACCCTCGACGAGGCGGTGTTCAAGGACAAGAACCAGGCCGCCGCTTTCCGCGCCGACTGGAACGGCCAGGGCGACTTCGTGGCGGCGGCGACCAAGGCGGGCGGCATCGTCAGCGAGCGCGGCCAGGTCAGCCCCGACACACAGAACGCCGATCCCAAGCTGGTCGCGGCGGTCTTCGCCGACGGCCTGCGGCCCGTGGGGGAAGGCAGCCTGACGCCGGTCGTCCAGACCGGCCAGAACTTCTCGATCGGGTATGTGCGTGAGCTCCAGCGCGCGAGCACCCAGCCGCTCGAAGCGGTGGGCCCCCAGATCCGCGAGCAGCTTCTGGCCACCAAGCAGGCCGAAGCCGGTCAGGGTTTCCTCGCCAAGCAGGTCGCTACCCTGAACCCCAAGAACAACCTCACGCAGGTGCTCGAGGCCCAGGCCAAGCGCGTGGCCGCCGCCGAGCCCAAGCCTCAAACGCCGGCGGGTGGGGCGCCGGCCAGTGGAACGCCCGGCACACCTGCCCCTGGGGCGAACCCGGCCGCTGGAGGCGCCAGTGACGCAGCGCCCGGCAGCGAAGGGACCGGCGCGGCGGGCGAGGGCACCGCTCCCGCCCAGGAAACGGCGCCAGCGAATGAGGGCGAGGGAGCAGCGCCCGCCGACCGCTGACCTCACACTTGACTTCTCTGTTTTTTCTTTTTCCTGGCGAGTCCTGTTTGGGGCTCGCCCTTTTTCGGCTCTTCCCTTTACCCTGACCCTCATGCAGAGGCCGGTCGTGTGTGTGGGGGCATTGGTGTGGGGGCCTTCGGGGCGCGTGCTGCTCGTGCGCAGCACCAAGTGGGGTGGGCGCTGGGGGGTGCCGGGAGGCAAGGTGGACTGGGGCGAGACCCTGGCCGATGCGGTCCAGCGTGAGCTGCACGAAGAAACCGGGCTGCGGCTGCGCGGGCTGCGGCAGGCGCAGATGCAGGAGGCCGTGCTCTCGCCCGAATTCCACAAACCGGCCCACCTGCTGCTCGTGGACTTCTTCGCCCACACGGACAGCGAGGCCGTCACCCCCAACGAGGAGATCGCCGAGTGGAGCTGGACCGAACTCGCCCAGGCGCAGGCCTACCCCCTCAACAGCTACACCCGCACCCTGATTGATCTCGCCCGGCGCACGGAGGAGGCATGAGCCGGGAAGCCGGGATCGCGCGCCGTAGCGCCCTGGTCACTGGGGCCGCACGGGGTATCGGGCGGGGGCTGGCGGTGGCGCTAGCGCGCGAGGGCTACGACGTGGCCGTCCATTACCACCGCAGCCACGCCGACGCGCTGGAAACCGCCCGACAGTGCCGGGAAGCGGGAGTGCGCGCTGCCGTGCTGCGCGCCGACCTGACCTGCGCCCAGCAGGCCCGCGCGCTGGTGGCCGAGGCCGACGAGGCCTTTGCCGGCGCTCCGCTCGCGGCGCTCGTGAACAACGTGGGCAACTACCTGCGCAAACCGCTGCTCGACACGACCGACGAGGAGTGGCATGACCTGCTCACGAGCAACCTGAGCGCCACCTTCGCCACCTGTCAGGCCGCCGTGCCA
This genomic stretch from Deinococcus reticulitermitis harbors:
- a CDS encoding peptidyl-prolyl cis-trans isomerase, whose protein sequence is MNKKKAVNGLLIGLSVLLVAGMAYQFTPNVGELFNRQTGTPALKVNGRTVTVEEIEAVRNGNQALASLNTGVLGDDAKILLTAQMIDRAAILGAVEDVNVERSEIDKRVDEIRKSNQLTDNAAWTDALQRMGSSDAEFRKDMRSQIAFELKSAELRKAVPAPTEAELRAYFDLNREKYRTEEQIVGRQIVVSDRAKAEGLLAQAKAGANFAQLASANSEQNKDRGGALAPLDNGVPRPVLRAALPTPVADAAFALTQGGLTGVIESAGKYVIVKVEKFVPGQLKTFDQAKADVTNVVRTQKENAALEKWTDGLRQGAKVEYIDPAWKIQNPTVASVAGKNIPYSEVVSQMLTNPQISGLLGQLPPDQAAPILNASVKPGIVQQLMDSYAAPNVASKLGLSLTGSRGEIAQQLAAYGSRGVTVSDAEVLAFYQENKGQFEIPASATLDEAVFKDKNQAAAFRADWNGQGDFVAAATKAGGIVSERGQVSPDTQNADPKLVAAVFADGLRPVGEGSLTPVVQTGQNFSIGYVRELQRASTQPLEAVGPQIREQLLATKQAEAGQGFLAKQVATLNPKNNLTQVLEAQAKRVAAAEPKPQTPAGGAPASGTPGTPAPGANPAAGGASDAAPGSEGTGAAGEGTAPAQETAPANEGEGAAPADR
- a CDS encoding NUDIX domain-containing protein, with product MQRPVVCVGALVWGPSGRVLLVRSTKWGGRWGVPGGKVDWGETLADAVQRELHEETGLRLRGLRQAQMQEAVLSPEFHKPAHLLLVDFFAHTDSEAVTPNEEIAEWSWTELAQAQAYPLNSYTRTLIDLARRTEEA
- the tmpR gene encoding bifunctional dihydropteridine reductase/dihydrofolate reductase TmpR — protein: MSREAGIARRSALVTGAARGIGRGLAVALAREGYDVAVHYHRSHADALETARQCREAGVRAAVLRADLTCAQQARALVAEADEAFAGAPLAALVNNVGNYLRKPLLDTTDEEWHDLLTSNLSATFATCQAAVPRLRGRGFGRIVNFGYAGATSLVARPEIVPYVVAKAGVVQLSRSLALLLAGSGVSVNVVSPGVIETSVRQPVEQIPAGRVGTVDEVVEATLHFVRSSDYVTGQVLEVAGGWNL